In the genome of Desulfovibrio desulfuricans, one region contains:
- a CDS encoding tyrosine-type recombinase/integrase, translating to MNNPNHPKNGSSTLVQPIRELSHIQSIKKLLASRPRDLLLFTLGINNGIRTGDLLKLKISHVKYAKPGQAIQIRESKTGKTNTLYINREVYKALRGHLEASNHYDDDYLFQSRRGHQKPLTIMTVNRMIKEWCKTINLEGNYGAHSLRKTFGYIQRTKFGVGFELICKRFNHSSPSVTMRYLGIEDKEVLEILTHEI from the coding sequence ATGAATAACCCCAATCACCCCAAAAACGGATCATCAACACTCGTTCAACCAATCAGAGAATTGTCCCATATTCAATCCATTAAAAAGCTGCTTGCATCACGGCCCCGTGATTTGCTGCTTTTCACGCTTGGCATCAACAACGGAATCCGAACTGGTGATTTGCTTAAACTCAAAATTTCACACGTCAAATATGCCAAACCCGGACAAGCCATACAAATCAGAGAATCCAAGACCGGAAAGACCAACACCCTTTATATAAACAGGGAGGTCTACAAGGCCCTCAGAGGGCATCTGGAGGCATCTAACCATTATGATGATGATTACCTATTCCAATCCCGAAGAGGCCACCAGAAGCCTCTTACGATTATGACCGTAAACCGCATGATTAAGGAATGGTGCAAAACCATAAACCTTGAAGGCAATTACGGCGCACATTCCCTTAGAAAAACCTTCGGATACATTCAGAGGACAAAATTTGGTGTGGGTTTTGAGCTGATCTGCAAAAGGTTCAACCATTCATCCCCTAGTGTCACCATGAGGTACCTGGGCATTGAGGACAAGGAGGTGCTTGAAATCCTTACACATGAAATCTGA
- a CDS encoding reverse transcriptase family protein — protein sequence MLNIKTITHLCLRIKVKQEILIRVASNMDKYCSLREKETKPGKRRLIANAKSELKAIQHKILHNLLYRIPISPYAHGAVPKHSAKTNAAVHCGRQYKFCMDLKSCFPNVPSSRIRRLYEEILGCSPIVAQTLTNLTTFNYELAQGFPTSAALVNILCIPLDKNIYEYVYPKGLRYSRYIDDITISGSFISEKTRANLRQIVTRNAFFLNMKKETFNTGHSAGIVTGLNTDSVKPIVPRQYKKNLRAAEYNLQRQDKTTMAKDALKSLNLSILGKKQYIKAIEG from the coding sequence ATGCTCAATATTAAGACAATCACGCACCTTTGCCTTAGAATAAAGGTAAAACAAGAAATACTTATTCGTGTTGCTTCAAATATGGATAAGTATTGTTCTTTGCGTGAAAAGGAAACTAAACCTGGAAAGAGAAGGCTTATAGCAAATGCAAAAAGCGAATTAAAAGCCATCCAACACAAGATATTGCATAATTTATTGTATAGGATTCCTATCAGTCCTTACGCGCATGGGGCTGTTCCAAAGCATTCCGCTAAAACAAATGCGGCTGTCCACTGCGGGCGACAATATAAATTCTGCATGGACTTAAAATCTTGCTTCCCCAATGTACCTTCATCACGAATCAGACGACTATACGAAGAGATACTTGGATGTAGCCCTATTGTCGCCCAAACACTCACCAATTTGACCACATTCAACTATGAATTGGCCCAAGGTTTTCCTACAAGTGCAGCACTTGTTAATATTCTTTGCATTCCACTTGATAAAAATATTTATGAGTATGTTTACCCAAAAGGTTTAAGATATTCTCGATATATAGATGATATAACTATATCAGGCAGTTTTATTTCTGAGAAAACGAGGGCAAATCTCAGACAAATTGTTACACGCAATGCATTTTTCTTGAATATGAAAAAAGAAACATTCAATACTGGACATTCTGCAGGAATTGTAACCGGGTTAAATACAGATAGTGTAAAACCAATTGTTCCTCGCCAGTACAAGAAAAACTTGCGCGCGGCAGAATATAATTTACAAAGACAAGATAAGACGACTATGGCAAAAGATGCTTTGAAGTCTTTAAATCTTTCTATATTAGGGAAAAAGCAATATATCAAAGCCATTGAAGGGTAG
- a CDS encoding outer membrane protein, whose product MFKRMVFAIALIFALSAPAMAEVNGVYGGLKFLDSIQSTGATSHSKNFDYFGIDTYGQNTVGGGVFAGYDFYPKFNAPFRVEVEYDMRSSARTEWSGTKNTRTGSIDATWNVNTLFANAYWDFHNSSKFTPYIGGGLGMGFINSNYDIHGRNGESMSASSMNTVFAWNVGAGCSYAFTDNVSADLAYRYVGLGKNKTSYNDDSITTNPAMNEVSLGLRLTF is encoded by the coding sequence ATGTTTAAGCGAATGGTATTTGCTATTGCTCTGATTTTTGCCCTCAGCGCCCCAGCAATGGCAGAGGTTAACGGCGTTTATGGGGGGCTTAAATTCCTTGACTCGATCCAATCGACAGGAGCCACCTCACATTCCAAAAACTTCGACTACTTCGGCATTGATACCTATGGCCAGAATACCGTAGGCGGTGGCGTTTTTGCGGGTTACGACTTTTACCCCAAGTTCAATGCCCCATTTCGTGTCGAAGTCGAGTACGACATGAGGAGCAGCGCACGCACAGAATGGTCCGGCACGAAGAACACTCGTACTGGTTCAATTGATGCCACATGGAATGTGAATACCCTTTTTGCAAATGCCTACTGGGATTTTCATAATAGCAGCAAGTTCACCCCCTATATTGGCGGTGGTCTCGGCATGGGCTTTATCAACAGCAATTATGACATTCATGGACGAAACGGCGAAAGCATGTCGGCATCGTCTATGAATACCGTCTTCGCATGGAATGTTGGCGCGGGCTGCTCATATGCGTTCACGGACAATGTTTCTGCGGATCTTGCCTACAGATACGTTGGTCTTGGCAAAAACAAAACTTCGTACAATGACGACAGCATAACCACCAATCCGGCAATGAATGAAGTCAGTCTTGGACTTCGCCTTACATTCTAA
- a CDS encoding helix-turn-helix domain-containing protein produces the protein MSSVGAVLKLIRVHRGISQGDMAKMLGVTQNFLSQVENNKRDVSITKLRDFADKLGISNEILLIAGCDTPLELQDDDKKIFLNMKKNAMQIILLDT, from the coding sequence ATGAGTTCAGTTGGGGCCGTTTTAAAGCTGATTAGAGTCCATAGGGGCATTTCTCAAGGTGACATGGCAAAAATGCTGGGCGTCACGCAAAATTTTTTATCCCAAGTTGAAAATAATAAAAGAGATGTAAGTATCACAAAACTTAGAGATTTTGCAGATAAGCTTGGAATTTCAAATGAGATATTACTTATTGCTGGGTGTGATACCCCTTTAGAGCTGCAAGATGATGATAAGAAAATATTTTTGAATATGAAAAAAAATGCTATGCAGATTATTCTACTTGATACTTAA
- a CDS encoding helix-turn-helix domain-containing protein, with protein sequence MTFAIRLGQRLKQVRRLGGMSQDQAAELAGISGKYLGEIERGEANATVIVLAKLADALQIELPELLSFGHVDTRENLIKKISLLIEGVSDEELAKIYRAIVAIIK encoded by the coding sequence ATGACTTTTGCTATTCGATTGGGCCAGAGGCTTAAGCAGGTGAGGCGTCTAGGTGGAATGTCACAAGACCAAGCTGCTGAGCTTGCGGGTATCAGCGGGAAATATCTCGGAGAGATTGAGCGCGGCGAAGCAAATGCCACGGTAATCGTTTTGGCAAAGCTTGCTGACGCCTTGCAAATAGAACTGCCGGAGTTGTTAAGCTTTGGTCATGTAGACACACGTGAAAATTTAATCAAAAAAATCAGCTTGTTAATTGAAGGCGTTTCAGATGAAGAACTGGCAAAAATCTATCGGGCTATTGTTGCTATAATCAAGTGA